The Candidatus Arthromitus sp. SFB-mouse-Japan genome includes a region encoding these proteins:
- a CDS encoding DUF3298 and DUF4163 domain-containing protein, whose translation MINKSFKINMVIIIGSILLFLVLSYSEYMVRAIKPNNGNISVKSLEIKESSDGMSFDLKYPEVEYGDNIVKDKINGSLRAQVLEFKQYIEDIYKEFISSTPKELVDNSISSEFRGMSDFEYEIIDNILSIRLNLIQFTGGAHPMTYRRDFNFDLKTGNVLKFGDLFNEEGKKVYKDKVDSIIRNVIEENPDNYFVNEFKGIGDNVQYYLTKDNIVIFYQLYELAPYSAGIPEFKIPYSVFGGNINVDPLK comes from the coding sequence TTGATAAACAAGAGCTTTAAAATAAATATGGTCATTATTATAGGAAGTATATTGTTATTTTTGGTATTAAGTTATTCAGAGTATATGGTTAGGGCTATAAAGCCTAATAATGGTAATATTAGTGTAAAGTCTTTAGAAATTAAAGAAAGCTCCGACGGAATGAGTTTTGATTTAAAGTACCCAGAAGTTGAGTATGGAGATAATATTGTAAAAGATAAAATAAACGGATCCCTAAGGGCTCAGGTCTTGGAGTTTAAACAGTATATAGAGGACATATATAAAGAGTTTATTTCATCGACTCCTAAAGAGTTGGTGGATAATTCTATTTCCTCTGAATTTAGAGGAATGTCTGATTTTGAATATGAAATTATAGATAATATTTTATCTATTAGACTTAATTTAATACAATTTACTGGTGGAGCTCACCCTATGACATATAGAAGGGACTTTAATTTTGATTTAAAAACTGGGAATGTTTTAAAATTTGGAGATCTTTTTAATGAAGAAGGAAAGAAAGTATACAAAGATAAAGTTGATTCTATAATTAGGAATGTTATTGAGGAGAATCCTGATAATTATTTTGTAAATGAGTTTAAAGGTATTGGAGATAATGTTCAATATTATTTAACTAAAGATAATATTGTGATATTTTATCAATTATATGAATTAGCACCGTACTCTGCAGGTATACCTGAGTTTAAAATACCTTATAGTGTATTTGGTGGGAATATAAATGTAGACCCTTTAAAGTAG
- a CDS encoding M18 family aminopeptidase, which yields MKNKIIERSIDLCKFLDKGVSVYHATENICDKLLDRGFKELLYKDSWCFEGKGFVKFNNSSVFAFSLNKERIKDGIKFILSHLDSPSLKIKTGSDILNRDGILYLNVEVYGGAILNTWLDRGLSIAGRVFIKSENYKFSEVLIDFEDDIAFIPNCPIHLNREINSGFSLNRQTHILPIVLTNSLCSDASLKGMISSYLGVSKDDVLDFDLYLYDTQKASIIGFNKEFIQSKRIDDLAMSESSLYAFMNSCDHANKFICMFDGEEIGSSMSEGAYSNTLLNILDRLYELMNITTEDKLISLNNSFIISADMAHAYNSSYSEKFDENNRCVINKGIAIKSNSNRSYVTTGESSSYIKSLCNKIRIPYQVYYNRSDIQGGSTLGPIITKYLSIKGVDLGNPMFAMHSCRETSGVIDHHYISELFMEYFK from the coding sequence ATGAAAAATAAAATTATAGAGAGGTCAATTGATTTATGTAAATTTTTAGATAAGGGTGTTAGTGTTTATCATGCTACTGAAAATATATGTGATAAATTATTAGATAGGGGATTTAAGGAACTTTTATATAAGGATAGTTGGTGTTTTGAGGGTAAGGGATTTGTGAAGTTTAACAATTCATCTGTATTTGCTTTTTCATTAAATAAAGAAAGAATAAAAGATGGAATTAAGTTTATATTATCTCATTTAGATTCGCCTTCCCTTAAGATAAAGACCGGGAGCGATATTTTAAATAGAGATGGTATTTTATATCTAAATGTCGAAGTTTACGGAGGTGCTATATTAAATACTTGGCTTGATAGGGGTTTATCTATTGCAGGTAGGGTTTTTATAAAGAGTGAGAATTATAAATTTAGTGAGGTTTTAATAGATTTTGAGGATGATATAGCATTTATACCTAATTGTCCGATTCATTTAAATAGGGAGATTAATTCGGGATTTTCTTTGAATAGGCAAACTCATATACTTCCTATAGTTCTTACTAATTCTTTGTGTAGCGATGCATCTTTAAAAGGAATGATATCATCATATTTAGGTGTATCTAAAGATGATGTGCTAGATTTTGATTTATATTTATACGATACTCAAAAGGCTAGTATAATTGGTTTTAATAAGGAATTTATACAAAGTAAAAGAATAGATGATTTAGCGATGAGTGAATCAAGTTTATATGCGTTTATGAATTCGTGTGATCATGCAAATAAATTTATTTGTATGTTTGATGGTGAAGAGATAGGAAGTTCTATGAGTGAAGGTGCTTATTCTAATACATTATTAAATATATTAGATAGATTATATGAATTAATGAATATTACAACTGAGGATAAGCTTATATCGCTTAATAATAGTTTTATAATTTCTGCAGACATGGCCCATGCGTATAATTCAAGTTATTCTGAGAAGTTTGATGAAAATAATAGGTGTGTTATAAATAAAGGAATAGCTATAAAGAGTAATTCAAATAGGAGTTATGTGACAACAGGAGAGAGTTCATCTTATATAAAATCCTTATGTAATAAGATAAGAATACCGTATCAGGTATATTATAATAGATCAGATATACAAGGGGGATCAACTCTAGGTCCAATAATTACTAAGTATTTATCTATAAAAGGTGTTGATTTAGGTAATCCGATGTTTGCTATGCACTCTTGTAGAGAAACTTCAGGGGTTATTGATCACCATTATATTAGTGAATTATTTATGGAATATTTTAAATGA
- the ispF gene encoding 2-C-methyl-D-erythritol 2,4-cyclodiphosphate synthase, with protein sequence MRIGIGYDVHKLDYNRDLILGGVKIPHEKGLVAHSDGDCLIHAIIDSILGACGLYDIGTYFPDTSDNFKDISSLKLLEKTRELMENEKYEISNIDSIIICQKPKINPYINIMRETLCNVLRIDISQITIKATTEEKLGFTGKEKGIACQAVCLLHKIKKGQ encoded by the coding sequence TTGAGAATAGGAATTGGATATGATGTACATAAATTAGATTATAATCGTGATCTTATTTTAGGAGGGGTTAAAATACCCCATGAAAAAGGTCTTGTAGCCCATTCTGATGGAGATTGTTTAATACACGCTATAATAGACTCAATACTAGGAGCATGTGGACTTTACGACATAGGAACATACTTCCCAGATACAAGCGATAACTTTAAAGATATAAGTTCTTTAAAATTGCTCGAAAAAACTCGCGAACTTATGGAAAATGAAAAATATGAAATTTCAAATATAGATAGTATAATAATTTGCCAAAAGCCTAAAATTAATCCTTATATAAATATAATGAGGGAAACACTCTGTAATGTTCTTAGGATAGATATTTCACAAATAACAATCAAAGCAACTACAGAAGAAAAATTAGGTTTTACAGGAAAAGAGAAAGGGATCGCTTGCCAAGCTGTATGCCTTTTACACAAAATAAAAAAGGGTCAATAA
- a CDS encoding pseudouridine synthase — MNKISNQEKLRINKFLSKYGYCSRRVADDLIRKNKVFINDSIATLGSLVNYSDKIYIKENSSLKEIKNQVDFIYLALNKPLGITSTTCKKDKSNIIDFINYPKRIFPIGRLDKNSHGLILLTNNGDIVNKILRSENNHEKEYLVRVNKEITPDFISKMKSGVKILNQITKPCKIWKIDNFSFKIILTQGLNRQIRRMCETLDYKVSYLKRTRILNIKLGNLKVGKYRHLTYDELNELFQLIGI, encoded by the coding sequence GTGAATAAAATTTCGAATCAAGAAAAGCTAAGAATTAATAAATTTTTATCTAAGTACGGATATTGTTCGAGAAGAGTAGCTGATGATCTTATTAGAAAAAATAAAGTTTTTATAAATGATTCTATAGCAACGCTTGGATCACTCGTTAACTACTCTGACAAAATATACATAAAAGAGAACTCATCACTCAAAGAAATTAAAAATCAAGTTGATTTCATATACTTAGCTTTAAACAAACCACTCGGTATAACCTCAACAACTTGTAAAAAAGACAAATCAAACATAATAGATTTTATAAATTACCCTAAAAGAATTTTCCCAATAGGTAGACTAGATAAAAATTCTCATGGGTTAATACTACTTACAAATAATGGAGATATTGTAAATAAAATATTAAGATCAGAAAATAACCATGAAAAAGAATATTTAGTTCGTGTAAATAAGGAAATAACTCCTGACTTCATCTCAAAGATGAAATCCGGGGTAAAAATATTAAATCAAATTACCAAACCATGCAAAATATGGAAAATAGATAATTTTTCCTTTAAGATAATACTAACTCAAGGTCTTAATAGACAAATTAGACGTATGTGTGAAACACTTGATTATAAAGTTTCATATTTAAAAAGAACTCGTATTTTAAATATAAAGTTAGGTAATTTAAAAGTTGGAAAGTATAGGCACTTAACTTATGATGAACTCAATGAACTATTTCAATTAATAGGAATTTAA
- a CDS encoding ArsC/Spx/MgsR family protein produces MDVEFRSLISNTPTKDEILSWVLKYKADINKFFNVNGKIFKENNLKEKINELSLEECADMLSKEGMLIKRPIYMGEDFILFGFKEKEWESYILKK; encoded by the coding sequence ATAGATGTTGAATTTAGATCTCTTATTTCAAATACACCAACTAAAGATGAAATTTTATCCTGGGTGTTAAAATATAAGGCAGATATAAATAAGTTCTTTAATGTTAATGGTAAGATATTTAAGGAAAATAATTTGAAAGAGAAGATAAATGAATTATCTTTAGAAGAATGTGCTGATATGTTATCAAAAGAGGGTATGCTCATTAAAAGGCCTATATATATGGGTGAAGATTTTATATTATTTGGTTTTAAAGAGAAGGAATGGGAGTCGTATATATTAAAAAAATAA